tctattaaaaatatatgttctATTTAGACACAAAactctgtctatctatatttcaatatattatatttttaaactctcaatatcttttgtaaatttttataaatttcaagtaataataattagtatgaTCAATATTAAAGCACAATAAGTTTGATGCAGGCATATTATCTTTacagattttattaattttttacatctatatcaattaattttataataatataccaaGTTTATACTAATAACTTTTCACttattcattattaacttttatcaGTTTTTAATAATCTCTTTACAGGTAAAATGATCAAGTTAAATTTACGAGTTCCTAcagaatatttaaagaaattaaaaattcattataaagataatattagaaTCAATAATATCAGACAATACACAGATTTTGTGAAAGTGGTTGAAGTAGGACCAAGAGACGGATTACAAAATGAGCCTAAAATTGTACCTACTAATAccaaaattcaattaataaataaactatCTGAAACAGGTTTGCAAAGTATTGAAACCACAAGTTTTGTATCGCCAAAGTGGATTCCACAAATGgcagataatattattcttttcacacaaataaaaagaaaggcagGTATATCATATCCAGTGCTGGTACCAAATTTGAAAGGACTAGACAATGCATTAAAAGTAGGTGTTAAAGAAATTGCAATTTTTGGAGCTGCGTCAGAgacattttcgaaaaaaaacataaattgtTCTATaaatgaaagtataaaaaattttacagcTGTTATAAAACGAGCAAATGAACAGAATATAAAGGTGAGAGGTTATATTTCTTGCATTGCTGGATGTCCTTATGAAGGAGAGATTAAGCCAAAAGTTGTAGTTGACTTGGCTTTATTAATGTTGAATCTTGGATGTTATGAAATATCCCTAGGGGATACAATTGGTGTAGGATCGCCTAAAAAGATTCAGAGACTTCTGAAAGAATTACAGCAAGTATCGTCATACGATATGTCTAAATTTGCTTTACATTGTCATGATACTTATGGTCAAGCATTAGCAAATATATATGCGGGTCTTGAACATGGCATTAGAGTATTTGATTCTTCCGTTGCTGGACTTGGAGGATGCCCATATGCAGCTGGTGCCTCAGGTAATGTTGCGACTGAGGATTTACTGTATCTTCTACATGGACAAGGCTTAGAAACTGGagtaaatttcaatgaaatagtAGAAATAGGTAATTATATTAGTAAGGAACTAGATAGGAAGAATCAATCTAAAGCTGGACTTGCTATCCTTGCCCAAAGAAGTCATTAATCTTTATAgacatttatgtataaatattatgtttatactaATTTTATGAGAAtctgattatatatacattgtaaaaataatgttatatttgtttgtaaatttacatttttataaatattacattattgtaaataaaatatgtttttatttttataataaattataacattttttattatactataattaactttatttatatcgtgcaaaaattgaaattactaTCTGCAAGTAATCTCATATTGATAgaagtaaatatatgtaagtgaataataatatattataagcgaatacaaaaaatatagacaaataatatatttttaaaaaatttgcaaattttatAGACGTACTATTCATACACTGAATATGATAAGTATActattagtttttattttattatttaagtcatatttatttgtaaatttaataataccaattatgatcacatatacacacgcatattatatatattatatatttttaattcagaaTATTAATCGCATATTAATATACAAGTATACAAgtatatgttaaaaaagtaCATTATAATAcatcatattaaaataatggatGAAAAAATACATGGCATAACTATGTATTCAACCTGTTacgaaatatttgataattcttGTAATATAGCCTGTGTATCTAATGTACTGAGGTCAATTGATCCTCGAGTGTCAACAACAACACCAGTTAcctaaaaatatgtatattgtaaattacttgaattaaaaatattatttatttgaaatatgtaatttatgtTTACCATATCTTCAAAAAAACCTGTATGATTAGGTTTCTCAGAATATCTTTCATATTGATCTAAATTATCTCGCAATTTTAAAGTAAGACTatcataattttgtattatgatCGCCATAATTTGTTGTTCAGATGGAGTAGATAAACTTTCACTAGTTAACCATGCAGTTATTTTTGGTGAAAAATGATTTACTATATCTCTCATATTTACTAAcgaatttgttaatttaagTGCATGTTCTTTATATTCATATGATTCACTAGTTGAGTATCTTAATGCtgtaatatattaagtaaTTTGATTATCTTAtccacttttatttttataataattataaagttaaaattTATACGCAAGAAATGTATTTACCCATAGCATTTAAGTTTGTGAAGATAAGTTTCATTCGTATAATTTCATAGAATAATTCATCATAACTACTtgatgaagataaaaatgtatctCCATATGTAATGAAAAAGTTCAAAATATTAGCGACCTATGAAAGCCAAtgcaatattataattttttgaaagcTTCTTCCATTGAGAGTCACGTTACCTGAATAgctaatggaaaaatattcattttcttaatcAGATGACTCTCATGAGTAGtaagaaatttcaaaagattgATTAAGGCAGTCCAAAGATCTCTCCATTGATATCCAAGTCTGACTCTGCATCTCTTTTGATAACACAAAAGTCTTTGCAAAACGCCAATACATTGATGATATAATTCAAGAGGAAACTTCTTCATCATATGCGATGTTATAAATTCGACtaataaatctaaaattaaataatattgacataatatttcatgaaatataaataagacaaTAAGCAATATAACAGTTATACCAAGCAACGTAGCTGCAAGAGGTTGTGCAGGTGCTGCTTTGTCTTGTAATTTTCTATGATGCATAGGTACTCTGTGTAACTGTACTCTAAATGCTAAATTTGCATCATGCATCAAACTATTTGCATATTGATCTTCTGCAATACAGCTCAATATTAGGAAAcataatttaacattattcATTATTGCCTCTGTCCTTATAACCTGCATAACTATCGAACTGAAATGATACAAATTGTtacagataataattataagattattgacattttttcaacaacaaatgtatatatatatatatatatatacatatatatatatataaagtatattctTTCTCCCAGAGAAAccattacaaaataaatgaatttttatttttataggaaaTATTTTACCAGTACTGCAAAAACGTAGCAAGTAAATTAAATGGTTGAGCCATAACATCTGGTGGCTGAGCTCCAGGAGCTACGGCA
The window above is part of the Vespa velutina chromosome 24, iVesVel2.1, whole genome shotgun sequence genome. Proteins encoded here:
- the LOC124957081 gene encoding hydroxymethylglutaryl-CoA lyase, mitochondrial codes for the protein MIKLNLRVPTEYLKKLKIHYKDNIRINNIRQYTDFVKVVEVGPRDGLQNEPKIVPTNTKIQLINKLSETGLQSIETTSFVSPKWIPQMADNIILFTQIKRKAGISYPVLVPNLKGLDNALKVGVKEIAIFGAASETFSKKNINCSINESIKNFTAVIKRANEQNIKVRGYISCIAGCPYEGEIKPKVVVDLALLMLNLGCYEISLGDTIGVGSPKKIQRLLKELQQVSSYDMSKFALHCHDTYGQALANIYAGLEHGIRVFDSSVAGLGGCPYAAGASGNVATEDLLYLLHGQGLETGVNFNEIVEIGNYISKELDRKNQSKAGLAILAQRSH
- the LOC124957078 gene encoding armadillo-like helical domain-containing protein 3 isoform X2, with the translated sequence MVPHIESEILHMTIEQLNASRENLNALVCHCVDTLVDEHPFRVVYALQTLAAVIQSMYKKASQGDCGFNLIDILVGFNSAEQRMTTLMQHCNNFLTGEYPDSLKALCLKLLLIIVTGMDNVSQNTLLEYVMLNSVFESLVQLLRDTGARNRHGHDAVLLLTLLVNYRKHESTNPYIVKLSILDDELALNGYGQVISSSLTEFCRQFAQQRTEIQASWLSSLTSIVGSMFVGEEEAKTQQVRANNALLLALYEATHLNRNFVTTLAYTQSDTSAPPSPNNTLGPNAVAPGAQPPDVMAQPFNLLATFLQYCSIVMQVIRTEAIMNNVKLCFLILSCIAEDQYANSLMHDANLAFRVQLHRVPMHHRKLQDKAAPAQPLAATLLDLLVEFITSHMMKKFPLELYHQCIGVLQRLLCYQKRCRVRLGYQWRDLWTALINLLKFLTTHESHLIKKMNIFPLAIQVANILNFFITYGDTFLSSSSSYDELFYEIIRMKLIFTNLNAMALRYSTSESYEYKEHALKLTNSLVNMRDIVNHFSPKITAWLTSESLSTPSEQQIMAIIIQNYDSLTLKLRDNLDQYERYSEKPNHTGFFEDMVTGVVVDTRGSIDLSTLDTQAILQELSNIS
- the LOC124957078 gene encoding armadillo-like helical domain-containing protein 3 isoform X1, producing MTMAMRKRSGSGSKRQHKGKLVPIYESFFKGEDLTLAHPNFWNELFLIKPMVPHIESEILHMTIEQLNASRENLNALVCHCVDTLVDEHPFRVVYALQTLAAVIQSMYKKASQGDCGFNLIDILVGFNSAEQRMTTLMQHCNNFLTGEYPDSLKALCLKLLLIIVTGMDNVSQNTLLEYVMLNSVFESLVQLLRDTGARNRHGHDAVLLLTLLVNYRKHESTNPYIVKLSILDDELALNGYGQVISSSLTEFCRQFAQQRTEIQASWLSSLTSIVGSMFVGEEEAKTQQVRANNALLLALYEATHLNRNFVTTLAYTQSDTSAPPSPNNTLGPNAVAPGAQPPDVMAQPFNLLATFLQYCSIVMQVIRTEAIMNNVKLCFLILSCIAEDQYANSLMHDANLAFRVQLHRVPMHHRKLQDKAAPAQPLAATLLDLLVEFITSHMMKKFPLELYHQCIGVLQRLLCYQKRCRVRLGYQWRDLWTALINLLKFLTTHESHLIKKMNIFPLAIQVANILNFFITYGDTFLSSSSSYDELFYEIIRMKLIFTNLNAMALRYSTSESYEYKEHALKLTNSLVNMRDIVNHFSPKITAWLTSESLSTPSEQQIMAIIIQNYDSLTLKLRDNLDQYERYSEKPNHTGFFEDMVTGVVVDTRGSIDLSTLDTQAILQELSNIS